One stretch of Peptococcus niger DNA includes these proteins:
- the recR gene encoding recombination mediator RecR yields the protein MAKLNDALQDLIDALARLPGIGRKSAMRLAFHILDAPPEEAEALARAIRVARHTIGHCPRCGNLTDGDLCRICADSSRDIGQICVVEEVRDIAAIERTGAFKGRYHVLGGRLSPMDGIGPEDLRIDALKDRIRAEQVEEVILATNPSVEGETTALFLIDELRPLKVRLTRIARGLPIGGDIKFADDMTLARALDGRVDV from the coding sequence ATGGCCAAACTGAACGATGCGCTGCAAGATTTGATTGATGCCCTGGCCCGGCTCCCGGGGATCGGCCGTAAAAGCGCCATGCGCCTGGCCTTTCACATCCTTGATGCGCCGCCTGAGGAAGCTGAGGCCCTGGCCCGTGCCATCCGCGTGGCGCGGCATACCATCGGTCATTGTCCCCGCTGTGGCAATTTGACCGATGGGGACCTCTGCCGCATTTGCGCCGACAGCAGCCGGGACATCGGCCAGATCTGTGTGGTGGAAGAAGTCCGGGATATTGCCGCCATTGAACGGACCGGCGCCTTCAAGGGCCGTTATCACGTCTTAGGCGGCCGGCTCTCGCCCATGGATGGCATCGGTCCGGAAGACCTGCGCATAGACGCCTTAAAAGACCGGATCCGGGCTGAACAGGTGGAAGAAGTGATTTTAGCCACCAACCCCTCCGTTGAAGGTGAAACCACTGCCCTCTTTCTCATTGACGAGCTGCGCCCCTTAAAGGTTCGCCTAACCCGCATTGCCCGCGGCCTGCCCATCGGCGGGGACATTAAATTTGCCGATGACATGACCCTGGCGCGCGCCTTGGACGGCCGTGTGGACGTCTGA
- a CDS encoding YbaB/EbfC family nucleoid-associated protein: protein MSMQKMMKEMQKMQKQMKKLQEELAETPVTGTSGGGACSVTVNGNNEVLSVSLEPEVVDPEDIEMLQDLIVAAVNDAIKNASALSEEKMGALTKGMKVPGGLF from the coding sequence ATGTCCATGCAAAAAATGATGAAAGAAATGCAAAAGATGCAGAAGCAAATGAAAAAACTCCAGGAAGAACTGGCTGAAACGCCGGTCACCGGCACTTCCGGCGGCGGCGCCTGCAGCGTTACCGTTAACGGCAACAATGAAGTGCTCTCTGTTAGCCTGGAACCGGAAGTGGTGGACCCGGAAGACATTGAGATGCTCCAAGACTTAATCGTCGCCGCCGTCAACGACGCCATCAAAAATGCCTCTGCCCTTTCTGAAGAAAAAATGGGCGCCTTAACCAAGGGGATGAAGGTTCCCGGTGGCCTCTTTTAA
- the dnaX gene encoding DNA polymerase III subunit gamma/tau has translation MAHKALYRVFRPQTFADVIGQEVVVTTLQNALKYHRLAHAYLFCGPRGTGKTSTAKILAKAVNCLSPQDGSPCGHCDNCLAIAEDRFIDVVDIDAASNRGIDEIRELKEQVRFVPAVGRRKVYIIDEVHMLTGEAFNALLKTLEEPPAHVLFILATTDPQKIPQTVLSRTQRFDFRRIPTQLVADHLEKLAAAEDIACDRQALLKMARQSAGGLRDAIGLLDQAHAYAPDKITVSALNDLTGGLSEGALRALTQALTAVDYAELLESTRKALNDGCEAGRLLKDFAEWLRRLFMLKVAPQALDEGSILNPEAAQPLAEALSVPCFERLIRRLSEAEAHLRYAGDAELLLETTFIDLALLVEDQATAPAAASPQAPARRTVTKPAPAQTPEPAEQTRLAAAKAQAPSVAPKEGKQPLSEDRPAATQGATVSDAGEVAALWGRTMDALKGYSVRLHAFMKPAIAESLQDGVLTLRFPEDNAFHYNQMNTPQQRSMLGELFRQTSGQNAQVHLVLNAAYDPTDDLIERSKELFNLSDDNIKLIDE, from the coding sequence ATGGCGCATAAAGCCCTTTACCGGGTATTTCGACCCCAAACTTTTGCCGATGTCATCGGGCAGGAGGTGGTGGTGACCACTTTGCAAAATGCCTTGAAGTACCACCGCCTAGCGCATGCCTATCTCTTTTGCGGTCCGCGCGGGACCGGCAAGACCTCTACCGCTAAAATTTTAGCCAAGGCGGTCAATTGCCTCAGCCCCCAGGATGGGTCCCCCTGCGGACATTGCGACAACTGTTTGGCCATCGCGGAAGACCGCTTTATTGATGTGGTGGATATTGACGCGGCGAGCAACCGCGGTATTGATGAAATCCGCGAATTAAAAGAGCAGGTGCGGTTTGTACCGGCGGTCGGTCGGCGGAAGGTGTACATTATAGATGAGGTGCACATGCTGACCGGGGAAGCCTTCAACGCTTTGCTGAAAACCCTTGAAGAACCGCCGGCGCATGTGCTGTTTATCCTGGCCACCACCGATCCGCAAAAAATTCCTCAGACGGTGCTTTCCCGCACCCAGCGCTTTGATTTTAGGCGGATCCCCACCCAGCTGGTGGCGGACCATTTGGAAAAACTGGCGGCGGCGGAAGACATTGCCTGTGACCGGCAGGCCCTGCTGAAAATGGCCCGCCAGTCTGCCGGCGGCTTGCGCGATGCCATCGGCTTGCTGGACCAGGCCCACGCTTACGCGCCGGATAAAATCACCGTCAGCGCCTTAAACGATTTGACCGGGGGCTTATCGGAAGGGGCCTTGCGGGCCTTGACCCAGGCCTTGACGGCTGTGGATTATGCCGAGCTTTTGGAAAGCACCCGCAAGGCCTTGAATGACGGCTGTGAAGCCGGGCGTCTCTTAAAGGACTTTGCCGAGTGGCTGCGGCGTCTTTTTATGTTGAAGGTGGCGCCGCAGGCCTTGGATGAGGGCAGCATTTTGAATCCGGAAGCGGCTCAGCCCTTGGCGGAGGCCCTGTCTGTGCCCTGCTTTGAACGGCTGATTCGCCGCCTGTCGGAAGCGGAAGCCCATTTGCGCTATGCCGGCGATGCCGAACTGTTGCTGGAAACCACCTTTATTGACCTGGCCCTTTTGGTCGAGGATCAAGCGACCGCACCGGCAGCTGCGTCGCCGCAAGCGCCGGCCCGTCGGACGGTCACCAAGCCGGCCCCGGCCCAAACACCCGAACCGGCGGAACAGACAAGACTGGCGGCGGCCAAAGCACAAGCCCCGTCGGTGGCGCCAAAAGAGGGTAAGCAGCCGCTGTCAGAAGACAGGCCGGCGGCCACCCAGGGGGCCACCGTCAGCGATGCAGGGGAAGTTGCTGCCCTCTGGGGCCGGACCATGGACGCCCTGAAGGGGTACAGCGTTCGGCTGCATGCCTTTATGAAGCCGGCCATCGCCGAAAGCCTCCAGGACGGCGTGCTTACCTTGCGGTTTCCTGAAGACAACGCCTTTCATTATAACCAGATGAACACGCCCCAGCAGCGGTCCATGTTGGGTGAACTCTTCCGCCAGACAAGCGGGCAGAATGCCCAAGTCCACCTGGTTTTAAACGCTGCCTATGACCCGACCGATGACCTGATTGAGCGGTCAAAAGAGCTCTTTAATTTAAGTGATGACAACATTAAACTGATAGATGAGTAG
- a CDS encoding pyridoxal phosphate-dependent aminotransferase: MSILAKHAQGKGGADTIFAYAGAAAARAREVGTENIVNATIGAFLTPDGHLATMKTVQEAMEAVPFEVAANYAPINGLPAFIDAMADSVFRDYRPDCFIDGVATPGGTGAVHNATYNYLNEGDVCLTTDYFWGNYASLLSEFDRKLETFNTFTPDGGFDVDACLAACKAKIAQQQNLVLLLNTPAHNPTGMTVSEAEWQKLLSELTALAEANPDHGVIVILDVAYIDYAPQEARRMFKLFENLPHNMLGIVCASLSKGYTLYGYRLGVELCMAPTEALKDEFMLAAGASCRSTWSNCSRVGMEMVAALATDPLKLKNFRAEQDDFAAQLAQRADVFTSEAKEVGLTICPYHSGFFIYVPTKTHADAEALTKKVAEKDIFVVPLGDGVRIAICAIDIRQIKGMAKIFKDAQVALGL, translated from the coding sequence ATGAGTATTTTAGCAAAGCATGCCCAAGGCAAAGGCGGGGCGGATACCATCTTCGCCTACGCCGGCGCAGCGGCTGCCCGGGCCCGGGAAGTTGGCACTGAAAACATCGTCAATGCAACCATCGGCGCTTTTTTAACGCCGGACGGCCACTTGGCAACGATGAAAACCGTTCAGGAGGCCATGGAGGCAGTTCCCTTTGAAGTCGCGGCCAACTATGCGCCGATTAACGGTTTGCCTGCCTTTATTGACGCTATGGCGGATTCTGTTTTTCGGGATTACCGCCCGGATTGTTTTATTGACGGCGTGGCGACCCCCGGCGGCACCGGTGCGGTTCACAACGCCACCTACAACTACCTTAATGAAGGTGATGTTTGTTTAACCACAGATTATTTCTGGGGCAATTACGCTTCCCTTCTGAGCGAGTTCGACCGTAAGCTAGAAACCTTCAATACCTTTACGCCGGACGGCGGGTTTGATGTGGACGCCTGCCTGGCGGCCTGCAAGGCAAAAATCGCCCAGCAGCAAAACCTTGTCCTCCTCCTCAACACGCCGGCCCACAACCCTACCGGGATGACCGTCAGTGAAGCGGAATGGCAAAAACTGCTGAGCGAATTGACCGCCCTTGCTGAAGCCAATCCGGACCACGGTGTCATCGTCATCTTGGACGTTGCCTATATTGATTACGCGCCGCAGGAGGCGCGCCGCATGTTTAAGCTCTTTGAGAACTTGCCGCATAACATGCTGGGCATCGTCTGCGCATCCTTGAGCAAGGGCTATACCCTGTATGGCTACCGGTTAGGCGTTGAGCTCTGCATGGCGCCAACTGAAGCCCTCAAGGACGAATTCATGCTGGCCGCCGGCGCTTCCTGCCGGTCCACCTGGTCCAATTGTTCCCGGGTGGGGATGGAAATGGTTGCCGCCTTGGCCACCGATCCTCTTAAGCTGAAAAATTTCCGTGCGGAACAAGATGACTTTGCCGCCCAATTGGCCCAGCGTGCCGATGTGTTCACCTCGGAAGCCAAAGAAGTGGGCCTCACCATTTGCCCCTACCACAGCGGCTTCTTTATCTACGTGCCAACCAAAACCCACGCAGATGCTGAAGCGCTGACCAAAAAAGTTGCCGAAAAAGATATTTTTGTCGTGCCCCTAGGCGATGGCGTCCGCATTGCCATTTGCGCCATTGACATTCGCCAAATCAAAGGCATGGCCAAGATTTTCAAAGATGCACAAGTCGCTTTGGGTCTCTAA